A window of Mucilaginibacter paludis DSM 18603 contains these coding sequences:
- a CDS encoding TonB-dependent receptor translates to MEKYRTCVLTFPLNFILKKTGFILLLLLGISSSPAKAANDDKKITITFNAGEKLDHALKRLEEASGVTMAYDPKATSVITVKAKTFTNTDLTEILKFLLTNAGFSFKNESGSILIYKSPNASAGGGPGTLKGRVVEFETSQPLPGASVYIVELQKGMQSNIDGYYSFTNIPSGKYTVQVSYVSFATEKVIVEVKPGKEATYDIKLQGSNSLKEVVISSVKKSRAPVSHTSERQVLEEVKQASMVVSAISSEQISKSADRNAAEVMQRVSGVTTVDDKFVIVRGLNQRYNLTYLNDNVAPSTELYSRAFALDLIPSRIIDKILVFKSPSPENQGDATGGVVKIYTKDAKNLKHFDIEVQTGLREGTTFKNVLTYQGGKFDFLGFDDGTRKLPTVVPAYGSLQKATISQQQYAKGFSPYLYLGQKQALPTIQITTNYYDSYKLFGKPLSMLTSFSYKHEDQQANIYRQQGIDDAFKSTIPNDAITFENNNRESAQLNLLQNFTYRLRDSSNLQFKNFLLQQGVSTTIEKVFHRRAMADQRAFDNKDIVLSYSQRFLYAGNVGGTHYYGGGKHRFDWNGGLTYSSQELPDQRVIRLQAPLTAFTTGDPNLYWFARGRKGDPEDSENQSRINQGMISRTWTRNNEGIYNASLDYTYKFKPWLFLKAGTFQQWKERKVFRRVYTVHEGDFTGTYSDYITAPGGYGTYVDPALTAFKQQDLSRLWSANYLRDDKTGLLVVDNTQGSDAYTATEQNNSGYALMSFTPAHRKFEVYGGVRIEYDRQRVGAAVQPTDQGGINRPVLVNISKLDILPSVNASYRPHDNWVLRAAYGKTVNRPEFTEISPFNDYDLENNTRRQGNPYLRPATASNYDLRLEFYPRKNQYGETISIGAFYKTLQNPIERINASDRILNNPALITFQNAARASIKGVEFELRKNLDFIPGNLFKRLSVIGNLTLIRSEAIKDSADVANEQKDQPDKRIGNFIIKRPLQGQAPYIVNVGLYYDNASTGTKISGIYNIVGTRIYAAGRGFAADPTLNGSQFRGSLMELPRHVVDISVTQRIVKTIQARFSVQNLLNKPIEMAEDYNFTSKYEPVKTVVTDGVTKVEGDNIASRYNPGRHYVLSFSYSF, encoded by the coding sequence ATGGAAAAATACAGAACGTGTGTACTTACGTTCCCTCTTAATTTTATTTTAAAAAAGACAGGATTTATTCTCTTACTACTTTTAGGTATCAGCAGCTCGCCTGCTAAAGCAGCCAATGATGATAAAAAAATAACGATCACATTTAATGCAGGAGAAAAACTTGATCATGCATTAAAAAGACTGGAGGAAGCTTCCGGTGTAACAATGGCGTATGATCCCAAAGCGACCTCGGTTATTACCGTTAAGGCTAAAACATTTACAAATACCGATTTAACGGAAATTCTAAAATTCTTATTGACAAATGCTGGTTTTTCATTTAAAAATGAGAGCGGAAGCATACTGATCTATAAAAGCCCAAACGCATCAGCCGGCGGCGGCCCCGGCACCCTTAAAGGTCGCGTTGTAGAATTTGAAACCTCGCAGCCCCTGCCTGGGGCGTCAGTATACATTGTTGAACTACAAAAAGGTATGCAGTCCAATATCGATGGATATTATAGCTTCACCAATATTCCATCTGGTAAATATACGGTTCAGGTATCATATGTCAGCTTCGCAACAGAAAAAGTAATTGTAGAAGTCAAGCCAGGCAAAGAAGCGACCTATGATATTAAATTGCAGGGATCTAACTCATTAAAAGAGGTAGTGATCAGCAGTGTCAAAAAAAGCCGTGCCCCCGTTTCACATACCTCTGAACGCCAGGTATTGGAAGAAGTCAAGCAGGCATCAATGGTGGTATCGGCCATTTCCTCTGAACAGATCAGCAAATCTGCCGACAGAAATGCCGCTGAAGTTATGCAACGCGTATCGGGGGTAACTACTGTAGATGACAAATTTGTCATTGTTCGCGGATTGAATCAAAGGTATAATTTAACATATCTTAATGATAACGTAGCGCCAAGTACCGAGTTATATAGCCGGGCTTTCGCGCTCGACCTGATACCAAGCAGGATCATTGATAAAATATTGGTCTTCAAATCTCCATCACCCGAAAACCAGGGCGATGCCACAGGCGGCGTGGTCAAGATCTACACCAAGGATGCAAAAAATTTAAAGCATTTCGACATCGAAGTGCAGACTGGCTTGCGAGAGGGTACAACCTTTAAAAATGTGCTTACCTATCAGGGCGGAAAATTTGATTTTTTAGGTTTTGACGACGGAACGCGCAAACTACCAACTGTAGTACCAGCCTACGGTAGTTTACAAAAAGCTACCATCTCCCAGCAGCAATATGCTAAAGGCTTTTCCCCTTATTTGTATTTGGGGCAAAAACAGGCATTACCTACCATTCAGATAACAACAAATTACTATGATAGCTACAAGTTGTTTGGGAAACCGTTGTCGATGCTAACTTCTTTCAGTTACAAACACGAAGATCAGCAAGCCAATATTTATCGCCAGCAAGGTATAGATGATGCCTTTAAAAGTACCATACCGAATGACGCGATAACCTTCGAAAATAATAACCGGGAGAGCGCTCAATTAAACCTGCTGCAAAACTTCACTTACAGGCTGCGGGATAGCAGTAACTTACAGTTTAAAAACTTCTTGTTACAACAAGGTGTGTCAACAACCATAGAAAAAGTATTTCACCGCCGGGCGATGGCTGATCAACGGGCTTTCGATAATAAAGATATCGTTCTTTCCTACAGCCAGCGTTTTTTATATGCAGGTAATGTCGGCGGAACACACTATTACGGCGGCGGTAAACATCGTTTTGACTGGAATGGTGGCTTAACCTACAGCAGCCAGGAACTTCCGGATCAGCGGGTAATCCGGTTGCAGGCTCCGCTAACTGCTTTTACAACCGGCGACCCCAACCTTTACTGGTTCGCAAGGGGCAGAAAGGGTGATCCGGAAGATTCCGAAAATCAAAGCAGGATCAACCAGGGTATGATTTCCCGCACCTGGACGCGCAATAACGAAGGGATTTACAATGCTTCACTGGATTATACTTACAAGTTTAAGCCCTGGCTGTTCCTTAAAGCTGGAACGTTTCAGCAATGGAAGGAGCGAAAAGTTTTCAGAAGGGTTTATACCGTACACGAAGGTGACTTTACAGGCACTTACAGCGATTACATAACGGCACCGGGGGGATATGGCACATACGTTGACCCCGCCCTTACAGCGTTCAAGCAACAAGATCTCAGCAGACTCTGGTCTGCCAATTATCTGCGGGATGACAAGACCGGCTTATTGGTTGTCGATAATACACAAGGTAGCGACGCTTACACGGCTACTGAACAGAACAACAGCGGTTACGCGCTTATGAGCTTTACACCTGCTCACCGGAAATTTGAAGTTTACGGCGGCGTTAGAATTGAATATGATCGTCAGCGGGTAGGCGCGGCGGTTCAACCTACCGATCAGGGTGGAATCAATCGTCCAGTGCTGGTCAATATTTCCAAACTGGATATATTGCCATCCGTTAATGCAAGCTATCGTCCGCATGATAATTGGGTGCTCAGGGCCGCTTACGGCAAAACGGTTAACCGTCCCGAGTTCACGGAAATCTCTCCGTTTAATGATTACGACCTGGAAAACAATACCAGAAGACAAGGTAATCCCTATTTGCGCCCGGCAACCGCATCTAATTACGATCTTAGGCTGGAGTTTTATCCCCGTAAGAACCAATATGGGGAAACCATCTCAATTGGCGCTTTTTACAAGACCCTGCAAAATCCGATTGAACGGATCAACGCCAGTGATCGTATTTTAAATAACCCAGCATTAATTACTTTTCAGAACGCCGCAAGGGCTTCCATTAAAGGGGTAGAATTTGAATTGCGAAAAAATCTGGACTTCATTCCGGGTAACTTGTTCAAGCGTTTATCGGTTATCGGCAACCTTACGCTGATCAGAAGCGAAGCCATTAAAGACAGCGCCGACGTAGCCAATGAGCAAAAAGATCAACCTGATAAGCGGATAGGTAATTTTATCATCAAACGCCCGCTACAGGGCCAGGCACCCTATATTGTAAACGTCGGCTTATACTATGATAACGCATCGACAGGCACGAAAATATCAGGCATTTACAATATCGTGGGCACCCGCATCTACGCGGCGGGAAGAGGGTTTGCTGCTGACCCAACTTTAAATGGATCTCAATTCCGGGGAAGCCTGATGGAACTGCCGCGGCATGTGGTTGATATTTCGGTAACACAACGTATCGTGAAAACCATCCAGGCCAGATTTTCGGTTCAAAACCTATTGAATAAGCCAATCGAAATGGCGGAAGATTACAATTTTACTTCGAAATATGAACCTGTAAAAACCGTGGTAACTGATGGCGTTACCAAAGTTGAAGGAGACAATATCGCATCAAGATACAATCCGGGCAGGCATTATGTATTGTCATTTTCTTATTCATTTTAA
- a CDS encoding DUF5689 domain-containing protein encodes MKTKITFRAAGLVLLLALGMTSCKKNNGNDNTAPVPVDNIAVSDLKKLSTAASVTVPDGRKIKGIVISDASAKNIDAKSIVLQEATDKPGIIINFDGAHNFALNDEVEVTISKQQLSQVNGEIILDKIPVANAKKTGTGAITAKVTTAADLVTNQTAWNGMLVSLPVDGLTGGNGKFTGNLVVQKGNQIFGSKVLSGATFENTDYPVSVSNITGILRIDGSNLRVDIRTTADLASGPYSRIVTEDFQNLKKVSDGSAIVVPSTANAPFTTAVGQWLSTVQSFNFYPGATYDATFTTPTRTYLYAFNTSVNTTGASLRSNFTNNQGLKKVAISFAATSAEKVVTVLSQREYAFTFGTTDSVKIAVLPILPDNMPLIDAGDNMSYDAVKPILALSPAYNQKGKFFTFEYTIPTKDELIAKGVSADRATAFIANPQFRIYNASRPFTGSPNAAPILFDKIVFYY; translated from the coding sequence ATGAAAACGAAAATTACTTTTAGAGCCGCCGGGCTGGTTTTATTACTGGCTTTGGGCATGACCTCGTGTAAAAAGAACAATGGAAACGATAATACCGCGCCGGTTCCGGTAGATAATATCGCTGTCTCCGATCTGAAAAAGTTAAGTACTGCCGCATCGGTAACTGTGCCGGATGGCAGAAAGATCAAGGGTATTGTTATTTCGGACGCCTCAGCCAAAAACATCGATGCCAAAAGTATCGTGTTACAGGAAGCGACTGATAAACCCGGTATCATCATTAATTTCGATGGCGCGCACAACTTCGCTTTAAACGACGAAGTAGAGGTTACGATCTCGAAACAGCAGTTAAGCCAGGTAAATGGCGAGATCATACTTGACAAGATCCCGGTTGCTAACGCTAAAAAAACCGGAACGGGAGCCATTACTGCCAAAGTGACTACGGCGGCTGATCTGGTAACCAATCAAACCGCCTGGAACGGTATGTTAGTGAGCCTGCCTGTTGACGGGTTAACAGGTGGTAATGGAAAGTTTACAGGCAATCTGGTAGTTCAAAAAGGTAACCAAATATTCGGTTCGAAAGTTCTTTCCGGAGCAACCTTTGAAAACACAGATTACCCGGTTAGCGTAAGTAATATCACTGGTATTTTGCGGATAGACGGAAGCAATCTTAGGGTAGACATCAGAACTACGGCAGACCTCGCATCCGGCCCGTATTCACGTATCGTAACTGAAGATTTCCAAAACTTGAAAAAAGTTAGCGATGGGTCAGCCATCGTGGTCCCATCTACAGCTAATGCGCCGTTCACTACGGCTGTAGGACAATGGTTGTCAACCGTCCAATCATTTAATTTCTACCCTGGCGCGACCTATGATGCAACTTTCACTACACCGACGAGAACTTATCTATATGCATTCAATACCAGTGTAAATACCACAGGTGCAAGTTTGCGATCAAACTTCACAAACAACCAGGGACTTAAAAAGGTAGCGATCTCGTTTGCTGCAACCTCTGCCGAAAAAGTGGTTACTGTACTTAGTCAAAGAGAATATGCATTTACATTTGGTACTACAGATTCAGTAAAGATAGCCGTACTGCCCATTTTGCCTGATAACATGCCTTTAATAGATGCTGGCGATAACATGAGCTACGACGCCGTTAAACCCATTCTGGCACTTTCTCCAGCTTATAATCAAAAAGGCAAGTTCTTTACCTTTGAATATACAATACCGACTAAAGACGAACTGATTGCGAAAGGTGTGAGTGCTGACAGGGCGACTGCCTTTATAGCTAATCCTCAGTTCCGGATCTACAACGCATCACGGCCATTTACAGGAAGCCCAAATGCCGCCCCGATACTATTTGATAAGATCGTATTCTACTATTAA
- a CDS encoding GNAT family N-acetyltransferase, protein MICAKRTDKLLVTDLLSAAFNDNLSVNFIARQDEKRKQRIHALMDYSFEVCYRFGMVWLSEDRKACALVLYPHQKKTDLSVIWLDLMLIFKAIGLGGIKKAFDREAKIKAKQPNEPMVYLWFIGVSPLYQHQGTGSRLLKQVIAAAKLQNLPVFLETSTERNLPWYKKYGFVEYDTLELTYTLHFLKHEHIK, encoded by the coding sequence ATGATATGTGCAAAAAGAACCGATAAGCTGCTGGTAACCGACCTGTTATCCGCTGCCTTTAATGACAATTTAAGTGTGAACTTTATCGCCCGCCAAGACGAAAAGCGCAAACAGCGCATCCATGCGCTGATGGACTATTCTTTTGAGGTCTGCTATCGCTTTGGCATGGTCTGGCTGTCCGAAGATCGAAAAGCCTGCGCATTGGTGCTGTATCCTCACCAAAAGAAAACTGATTTATCGGTCATTTGGCTGGACTTGATGCTGATCTTTAAAGCCATCGGTTTAGGTGGCATCAAAAAAGCGTTCGACCGTGAAGCAAAGATAAAAGCCAAACAGCCAAACGAGCCGATGGTTTATTTATGGTTTATCGGCGTCAGTCCGCTTTATCAGCACCAGGGCACAGGCAGCCGGTTATTAAAACAGGTCATAGCCGCTGCAAAGCTGCAAAATCTGCCCGTTTTCCTCGAAACATCCACTGAACGCAACCTGCCCTGGTATAAAAAATATGGGTTTGTTGAATACGACACACTGGAGTTGACCTATACCCTGCATTTCCTGAAACATGAACATATTAAATAA
- a CDS encoding helix-turn-helix domain-containing protein → MLVFGTQVHIVTFLFMIAEGILFLIESVIYAIAPDKRRGWYLVLLTLLLLYNVTGGLFPDPKINISISLQEMIAYGTGFLMASYFPFYFYKAFDLKSLRWHALFGVPLFLMLPYLLFFVIMYAINEDLEKDIRYGVIAPFIYSLVLLWVMLRAIRKHYRENRDRSYYIEELAVYCAVSPWAAMTVLSWFQVSQLTEVLCTNTGFLFISAMFIRRSILLHRLEKRLYWGQAPFQNDLVKVEANCKRHNLTRKETEISGMVCQGMIYRDIADKLFISPRTVDKHIENIFEKVGVTNRVELARKLNGL, encoded by the coding sequence ATGTTGGTTTTTGGAACACAGGTACATATCGTTACCTTCCTTTTTATGATTGCCGAGGGGATTTTGTTTTTGATCGAATCGGTCATTTATGCCATCGCACCCGATAAAAGGCGTGGCTGGTATCTGGTACTGCTGACCCTATTACTGCTTTACAACGTTACCGGGGGATTATTTCCCGATCCCAAGATCAATATCTCCATCTCTTTGCAGGAAATGATCGCCTACGGTACCGGCTTTTTAATGGCATCCTATTTTCCCTTTTACTTTTACAAAGCCTTTGACCTCAAATCGCTGCGCTGGCATGCGCTGTTTGGGGTGCCTTTATTCCTAATGCTGCCCTACCTGCTGTTTTTCGTGATCATGTACGCGATCAACGAGGATTTGGAGAAAGATATTCGCTATGGTGTAATTGCGCCTTTTATTTATTCATTAGTTTTGCTTTGGGTGATGTTACGCGCCATCCGTAAACATTACAGGGAAAACCGCGACCGAAGTTACTATATCGAAGAACTGGCGGTCTACTGCGCAGTATCGCCCTGGGCGGCCATGACCGTGCTTTCATGGTTCCAGGTTTCCCAACTAACCGAGGTGCTCTGTACAAATACTGGCTTTTTATTTATTTCCGCCATGTTTATCCGCAGATCGATCTTGCTGCACCGCCTGGAGAAACGCCTTTATTGGGGCCAGGCCCCTTTTCAGAACGATCTGGTAAAAGTGGAAGCAAACTGCAAACGCCACAACCTGACCCGAAAGGAAACCGAAATTTCCGGCATGGTCTGCCAGGGCATGATCTACCGGGACATTGCCGATAAGCTGTTTATCTCCCCGCGAACGGTAGATAAGCATATCGAAAATATCTTTGAAAAGGTGGGCGTAACCAACCGGGTTGAACTCGCCCGCAAATTAAACGGACTTTAA
- a CDS encoding RteC domain-containing protein encodes MLQVLAKQEYLRMEDGLQQVAKNQTDPFKRMTAAMRLIRDSLNELSKLLEEHPFEDKKEEAHFFKFTKPQFYAHYIFEVALFNLRSGLPGGDVEQLRAHYLDELRFIQRELRQHAFLYQYYRLGADDLDELYFVRGVEVQSVLIPEVPELDKTFSTSGDYLFAKFKAFEMLQEHIAHALANIGKPERTVYLRPGGRRQPLKWTGEQINAVELGYGLWVSEQLNGGEAALADIMYWLSESLDVDLSKHTTRFEEIKERKILSPTRFFDGVRESVRRYIDDLNGLQPMKRRRAKRSNTRSKQS; translated from the coding sequence ATGCTACAAGTGTTGGCGAAGCAGGAATACCTGCGTATGGAGGATGGTTTACAACAGGTTGCCAAAAACCAAACCGATCCTTTCAAACGGATGACCGCGGCCATGCGGTTAATTCGCGACAGTCTGAACGAATTGTCCAAACTGCTTGAAGAGCATCCTTTTGAGGACAAAAAGGAAGAAGCTCATTTCTTTAAATTCACCAAGCCTCAATTCTACGCGCATTATATTTTCGAGGTGGCGCTGTTCAATTTGCGTTCAGGGCTGCCGGGCGGAGATGTTGAGCAGTTGCGGGCGCACTACTTGGATGAGCTCCGCTTTATACAGCGGGAACTCCGGCAGCATGCCTTTCTTTACCAGTATTACCGCCTGGGTGCGGATGATCTGGACGAGCTTTATTTTGTGCGCGGCGTAGAGGTACAAAGCGTACTGATACCCGAAGTGCCGGAGTTGGATAAAACCTTCTCCACCAGCGGTGATTACCTGTTTGCCAAATTCAAGGCTTTTGAAATGTTGCAGGAGCATATCGCTCACGCCTTGGCCAATATCGGCAAACCCGAAAGGACGGTCTATCTCCGGCCCGGTGGCAGGCGGCAGCCGCTGAAATGGACAGGCGAACAGATCAACGCGGTAGAATTGGGCTACGGATTGTGGGTTTCCGAGCAGCTTAACGGCGGTGAAGCCGCGCTGGCCGATATTATGTACTGGCTCAGCGAGAGCCTGGACGTCGACCTTAGCAAACATACCACCCGCTTCGAGGAAATTAAGGAGCGGAAAATCCTGAGCCCGACCCGCTTTTTCGACGGGGTACGGGAATCGGTACGCCGCTATATCGACGACCTGAACGGTTTGCAGCCCATGAAACGCCGCCGGGCCAAACGGTCAAACACCAGGTCCAAACAATCATAG
- a CDS encoding DUF4134 domain-containing protein, translated as MKNHIPYTPKQQALLKTLMFAVLLVTINYCFGQDGNAGITSATTQVKGYFDSGCNLMYAIGAVVGIIGAIKVFNKWNAGEPDTNKVAAAWFGSCIFLVVVATVLKSFFGL; from the coding sequence ATGAAAAATCACATCCCATATACCCCGAAACAACAGGCTTTATTAAAAACATTAATGTTCGCTGTCCTACTGGTAACAATCAATTATTGTTTCGGGCAGGACGGCAACGCGGGCATTACTTCGGCAACCACACAGGTCAAAGGTTACTTTGACAGCGGCTGTAACCTGATGTATGCCATAGGCGCAGTGGTCGGCATAATAGGTGCAATTAAAGTATTCAATAAGTGGAATGCCGGGGAGCCGGACACCAACAAGGTAGCCGCTGCATGGTTCGGCTCTTGTATTTTTTTAGTCGTCGTGGCAACCGTACTTAAATCATTCTTTGGACTATAA
- a CDS encoding DUF4133 domain-containing protein, translated as MSSVYQINKGINKAIEFRGLKAQYIGYLAAGLVGLLLMYAVLYISGVNTWICLILIGGAGTGLITTIFRLSHKYGQYGLQKKNAKRSLPDYLKFRSRKLFIHLKYTSPSPLGRDLGRGYDKY; from the coding sequence ATGAGCAGCGTATATCAGATCAATAAAGGCATTAATAAAGCGATAGAATTTCGGGGCCTGAAAGCGCAGTACATCGGCTACCTGGCCGCTGGCCTGGTCGGCTTGTTGCTGATGTATGCAGTCTTGTATATCAGCGGGGTGAATACCTGGATTTGCCTGATCCTGATCGGCGGCGCAGGCACGGGCTTAATAACGACCATTTTCCGCTTAAGCCATAAGTACGGACAATACGGGCTACAAAAGAAAAATGCCAAACGCAGCCTGCCGGACTACTTGAAATTCCGGTCAAGAAAACTATTTATTCATTTAAAATATACAAGTCCCTCTCCTTTGGGGAGGGATTTAGGGAGGGGCTATGATAAATATTGA
- a CDS encoding TraG family conjugative transposon ATPase yields the protein MINIEDILPVYKVENKAILSRRGDITIIYKLGLPDIFTQSGQEYEALHHAWIKAIKVLPRHSIVHKRDIFIRAGYHGKPGQSASFLAEASEAYFEGRPYLEHTCYILLTIQPGNRKAASSGYSGLMRKSPVPGQALNEQLYSDFMEKAGAFERILTDSGFISMQRLTDDELAGTKSQSGIIEQYCFLQGENERPVIKDVHLKDEIRIGDNHCQLFTLSDVEDLPSLCGSRVNYDKYSTDKTKFSIGFASPLGLLLDCNHIYNQFIFIGDAQKTLKGLEKKRLRLQSLSAYSRENAIARDATSDFLNEAIAEQRLPVKAHFNVMTWTSDPKQIQEIRNKVGSAMAQMDASGKQETDGAPQIWWAGLPGNAADFPMNDTFDTFLEQATCFLNLESNYRSAQSGFGIRLGDRLSGKPVRADISDEPMKKGFITNRNKMILGPSGSGKSFFTNHMVNSYYEQGSHIVLVDVGHSYKGLCDLVGGYYFTYEENNPIRFNPFYIAKGEVLDIEKKESLKTLLLALWKKENENFARSEYVAISNAITLYYRHLAKHPNIFPGFNSFYDFLMEEYLVVLENGKVKEKDFDIANLLYVLNPYYKGGEFDYLLNATENLDLLNERFIVFELDNIKSHEILFPVVTIIIMEVFISKMRKLPKNVRKVILIEEAWKAIAKDGMAEYIKYLFKTVRKFFGEAIVVTQEVEDILSSPIIKQAIVNNSDCKILLDQSKYQNKFDDVQELLGLTEKEKALILSMNKANHPSYKYKEVFISLGGQSSKVYRTEVSPSEYYAYTTEAAEKAKVLEYAERYGSMGKGIAAMVNKQSN from the coding sequence ATGATAAATATTGAAGATATATTGCCGGTATATAAAGTTGAAAATAAAGCTATCCTGTCCAGGCGGGGAGATATTACGATCATCTATAAACTGGGGCTGCCCGATATTTTCACCCAGTCAGGCCAGGAATACGAAGCCCTGCATCATGCCTGGATCAAAGCGATCAAAGTACTGCCACGCCATAGTATTGTGCATAAACGGGATATTTTTATCAGGGCGGGTTATCATGGAAAACCGGGCCAATCCGCCAGCTTCTTAGCTGAAGCCAGCGAAGCGTACTTTGAGGGTCGCCCTTACCTGGAGCATACCTGTTATATCCTGCTCACCATACAGCCAGGTAACCGCAAGGCAGCCAGCAGCGGCTATTCAGGTTTAATGCGTAAGTCGCCGGTTCCGGGGCAGGCTCTGAACGAGCAGCTTTACAGCGACTTTATGGAAAAAGCCGGGGCCTTTGAGCGCATTTTAACCGATAGTGGTTTTATAAGTATGCAGCGCCTGACCGATGATGAACTGGCCGGAACAAAATCCCAGTCTGGGATCATTGAGCAGTATTGCTTTTTACAAGGTGAAAACGAAAGGCCCGTAATTAAAGATGTTCACCTAAAAGACGAGATCAGGATCGGCGATAACCATTGCCAGTTATTTACCCTTTCGGATGTAGAGGACCTGCCATCGCTTTGCGGCAGCCGGGTCAACTACGACAAATACAGCACCGATAAAACCAAATTCAGTATCGGCTTTGCATCGCCTTTAGGTTTATTACTGGACTGTAACCACATCTATAACCAGTTCATCTTTATCGGTGATGCGCAGAAAACGCTTAAAGGGTTAGAGAAAAAGCGATTAAGGCTGCAATCCCTGTCTGCTTATTCGCGGGAAAACGCTATTGCAAGGGATGCGACAAGCGACTTTCTGAACGAAGCCATAGCCGAGCAACGATTGCCTGTTAAGGCCCACTTTAATGTGATGACCTGGACAAGCGACCCGAAGCAGATACAGGAGATCAGGAACAAGGTAGGTTCCGCAATGGCGCAGATGGATGCGTCGGGTAAGCAGGAAACCGACGGTGCACCTCAGATCTGGTGGGCAGGCTTGCCCGGCAATGCTGCCGACTTTCCGATGAATGATACGTTTGATACTTTCTTAGAACAGGCTACCTGCTTTTTAAACCTCGAAAGTAACTACCGCAGTGCACAAAGCGGCTTTGGCATCCGTTTAGGCGACCGGCTATCCGGCAAACCCGTCCGGGCTGACATTTCCGATGAGCCGATGAAGAAAGGCTTTATTACCAACCGTAACAAGATGATCTTAGGCCCATCAGGTTCGGGTAAATCTTTCTTTACCAATCACATGGTCAATTCCTATTATGAACAAGGTTCGCACATCGTTTTGGTGGATGTAGGCCATAGCTACAAAGGGCTCTGCGACCTGGTTGGCGGCTATTACTTTACTTACGAGGAAAACAACCCGATCCGCTTTAATCCTTTTTATATCGCTAAGGGCGAGGTACTGGACATTGAGAAAAAGGAAAGTTTGAAAACGTTGCTTTTAGCCTTATGGAAAAAGGAGAACGAGAACTTTGCAAGGTCTGAATATGTGGCGATCTCCAATGCCATTACGCTGTATTACCGGCATTTGGCCAAACACCCGAATATCTTTCCCGGCTTTAATTCTTTCTATGATTTCTTAATGGAAGAATATTTAGTGGTGTTGGAAAACGGCAAGGTCAAGGAAAAGGATTTTGACATCGCGAACCTGCTGTATGTGCTCAATCCCTACTATAAAGGCGGCGAATTTGATTATTTGCTGAACGCAACGGAGAACCTTGACCTGCTGAATGAACGCTTCATTGTGTTCGAGTTAGACAATATCAAGAGCCACGAAATTTTGTTCCCGGTGGTGACGATCATCATTATGGAGGTATTCATTTCCAAGATGCGAAAGCTGCCGAAGAACGTCCGGAAAGTGATCTTGATAGAGGAAGCGTGGAAAGCTATTGCCAAAGACGGCATGGCCGAGTACATCAAATATTTGTTCAAAACCGTGCGTAAATTCTTTGGCGAAGCCATTGTCGTAACGCAGGAAGTCGAAGATATTTTAAGCAGCCCGATCATCAAACAGGCTATCGTTAATAACAGCGATTGCAAGATCCTATTAGACCAAAGCAAGTACCAGAACAAATTTGACGATGTGCAGGAACTGTTGGGCCTCACCGAAAAAGAAAAGGCACTTATCCTTAGTATGAATAAGGCCAACCACCCTTCCTACAAGTACAAAGAAGTATTTATCAGCCTGGGCGGGCAAAGCTCTAAAGTGTACCGCACCGAGGTATCACCATCTGAATATTACGCCTATACCACCGAAGCAGCCGAGAAAGCAAAAGTGCTGGAATATGCGGAGCGGTATGGTAGTATGGGAAAAGGGATTGCCGCGATGGTAAACAAACAATCAAACTAA